The window CCCAATCCCAGGGTTGTGAAACCCCAGGTCCAGAACGGCAGAGCTGCCTGGGCCAACAGTTTCCCCGGACCAAATCGTCGATAGCCCAGTATTGGCAACTGCCCCAAACGAGTACGGATAGAGCCTCGCACCAGGACCACGGCATTGGGTGCCAGACGATCACAAGGCACCAACTTCTGAAACGGCGGCAATGACGACCAAGTCTCCCTGATAGATGACGGATCGTCAGCCAGACGCACAGCAGGATGATAAAGCTGATCTTCCTGCGGCTCGCCATGATAGTCGAGGTAGCGCAATTCCTGCCGGGAGGTTGGATGGAAAGGCAACAAACTATCAAACCATTCACATGGTCCACGAGCGGCATACCGACTGCCCATCAAAACCCATATGGCTCCCCCACGGTCTTCGAGATAGGATTTTATGATCCCGGCTCGATTTTCGAGCTGGTCCGGATCGGGGTCATGTAAAACCACCAGATCATACCGGTTAAGTTCCGTCTGGCGCGACGGAAACCGTCCGGCCAGATTGCCGGCTTTTGATCCGGTCACGATCAACTCGGCATCGAACCGGTCGGACTGCTCGAAAAATCGCCGGAGAAAACCCAGCTCGTGATCGGGACTTTCGCTAACCATCAAAACCAGCAGGCGGCTCTTGAGTATTTTCATGGAGAAAGATCGTGAATTGTTATCAACCGTCTCCTCCCCCGTTAGAGGGGGCACACGCACACTCATGAGTCTACGACCCGGAGAGGTCGGGATGAACTTCAGAGTCACCTCACCAAGTCCGCCATCCTGCACAATCTCAAACTCGGTCGCGTCCAGAACACGACTAGAGTCCATCAATTCAAGACGAATTTTCCGCCCCAGACCATCCTGCCAGCCGAATTTGACTACAACTTCGGTCGGACGTCCTACAAACACGATCGGGTTGAACTCAATGTCGTTTATGCCCAGATCGAAACTACCTGCCCCGGAAGTCATGTCGATAGTCACAATCGGGGTTCGCATCGTAGTGGCAACCTCGGCGGGACTACGACCAGCGTTGGAGTTGCCATCGGAAAAAAGTAGCCACCAGTCATCCCGACGCTCCACCTGTAACCTGTCGAGCTGATGCAGGACATCCCCTAAAGCTGTTTGGTTCGTCATGACCTGGCTAGCGTCAGAAACCAGGTTGCCACCCAGATAGTAAGAGGTCACCTCAGCATCTTGAGTCACTCGTCGGAATATTTGATCGGTCAGGAGTGAATCCATACGAGCTATCCTTGTTCGGCCGGATTCCTCTTTCTCCATGCTCAATGATCGATCAAGCAAGAGGCTGATCCGGCGGGGTCGCTCATATTCTCGAGTGTAACTGATGATCGGCTGTGAAAGGGCTAGTATCAACGCCAACACAGCTACCAGCCGCAAGGCTACCAAACTGGCGCGAATCCATACCGATATTGGTGGATTCGTTCGTCGATAGAGCCACCAGGTCATGGCGATCAGAGCCACTGCTGCCAGGGCAACCAGGAAGGGGTGCTCGGTGAGTATCTCTACGGAGAAATCTTTCCAGCCAATCATATCGACAATTATACGCCCCTCGTTGGGCTATTGTTCACGTAAGTTGAATCGAGAATGGCTCGCTCATGAAACCCGCGCAGTTGTGAACCTAACCATGCTCACCAGACAATCGAAATGTTCTGAAGAAGGAAGGTGCGAGATACCTTCAAGACCATCCTCAATTAGTTTATTGGCCTTATCATAAGCATACTCAAGGCCACCATTCTCAGTAATGAACTGACTTACTTTCTCAAATGAATCCGGTGAATCATTCTTACGCAGGAACGATACCATTTCCTTACGGCCCGTTTTCCCTACCTTCCGCAACGAATAGATAAGCGGCAGAGTAACTTTTCCCGTTAAAACGTCGTTGCCCGGCTCCTTACCTGTAACGGTAGCATCTCCGACATAATCCAGCAGGTCATCGACAATCTGAAACGCGACACCCACCTTCTCTCCAAACTGGGAAAACTTGCGGCGTTCGCGTTTCCCACAGTCGCCCAGAATAGGGCCAATCTCACACGAAACATTAAATAGTGAAGCCGTCTTGTCGGCAATTATTGTAAGGTACTCGTCCTCAGATAATTCGTAATTCCCCGTCTCTTCTATCTGGCGCAACTCGCCCACCGACACACGTTCCGTGGCTCGCGATATCGCTTTCATCAGATCTATCGACTCCGCCTCAACCATTATCCGAAACGCTTTGGCAAAAAGGTAATCACCCATGAGCACCGAGATCAGATTGGTCCATTGGGCGTTTACCGTTTCCTGTCCGCGACGCATGTTCGACTCATCAACAACATCATCATGAAGCAATGTGGCCGTATGAATCAACTCCACCGCGAGCGAAGAGTCGACAGTGTAGGGCGTGAAATTGCCAGCCGCCCGCGAAGACAAAAAAAGAAAGGCCGGGCGCACACGTTTTCCACGGGCACGAAGGAGATGCTGGGCAATCGATGAAATCAACGGAGAATCGCCGCGAAGATGATCGTGGAGCTTCTGATCGAACTCTTCCAGATCAGACTGAATCGGCTTTGTGTATTCAAGCAACTGCTGGCTGTCTAAAGTACTCACATCGCTCTCTCTTGTCTTCTCCGTTCAGGAATGGCAATAATAGCCTTTGATTCTGCGGTTGTCAATGAGTTTGGCCGTAAGTGGTTATTCCCCCCGTATTCGGACGGAATCCCCTGGTGATTCCGTCAGGCATTACCTGTTTTCTGGCAGGAGCGAAAATGGGTCCTGACCTGCAACTACTGCAGCGCTTTGTTAGGTTTGGATACTGAAGATAGATATGATATCACACAATACCTTCCGCCGTTATAGAATGCTCAAACTGCAGATCATTTGGCAGCTAAAACCTCGATGATTTCCGAGCAACCTCCGTCGCGCAAATAACAGGCATGGTCGTCAACATTCTCAAACTTCCGTCCGA is drawn from Candidatus Zixiibacteriota bacterium and contains these coding sequences:
- a CDS encoding FixH family protein, with protein sequence MIGWKDFSVEILTEHPFLVALAAVALIAMTWWLYRRTNPPISVWIRASLVALRLVAVLALILALSQPIISYTREYERPRRISLLLDRSLSMEKEESGRTRIARMDSLLTDQIFRRVTQDAEVTSYYLGGNLVSDASQVMTNQTALGDVLHQLDRLQVERRDDWWLLFSDGNSNAGRSPAEVATTMRTPIVTIDMTSGAGSFDLGINDIEFNPIVFVGRPTEVVVKFGWQDGLGRKIRLELMDSSRVLDATEFEIVQDGGLGEVTLKFIPTSPGRRLMSVRVPPLTGEETVDNNSRSFSMKILKSRLLVLMVSESPDHELGFLRRFFEQSDRFDAELIVTGSKAGNLAGRFPSRQTELNRYDLVVLHDPDPDQLENRAGIIKSYLEDRGGAIWVLMGSRYAARGPCEWFDSLLPFHPTSRQELRYLDYHGEPQEDQLYHPAVRLADDPSSIRETWSSLPPFQKLVPCDRLAPNAVVLVRGSIRTRLGQLPILGYRRFGPGKLLAQAALPFWTWGFTTLGLGQDGMTYNRFVDGVASWLTVVDDLAPIRIGPEKRVFTRGEPVRFDGYAFDPGFRPIDGATGSVELRPTDKSEPFVQDLIERRDGEYRAVFDHLVPGKYSYRAVIEQDGRILKADDGEILIESFSIEEFDRSGRPSELAAIARLSGGNYFTFEEFDQVIGMLDLTSVAEREDEDITFFNKLWLLLTIVGALSLEWLIRKMNQLV
- a CDS encoding polyprenyl synthetase family protein → MSTLDSQQLLEYTKPIQSDLEEFDQKLHDHLRGDSPLISSIAQHLLRARGKRVRPAFLFLSSRAAGNFTPYTVDSSLAVELIHTATLLHDDVVDESNMRRGQETVNAQWTNLISVLMGDYLFAKAFRIMVEAESIDLMKAISRATERVSVGELRQIEETGNYELSEDEYLTIIADKTASLFNVSCEIGPILGDCGKRERRKFSQFGEKVGVAFQIVDDLLDYVGDATVTGKEPGNDVLTGKVTLPLIYSLRKVGKTGRKEMVSFLRKNDSPDSFEKVSQFITENGGLEYAYDKANKLIEDGLEGISHLPSSEHFDCLVSMVRFTTARVS